A window of the Cystobacter fuscus genome harbors these coding sequences:
- a CDS encoding LysR family transcriptional regulator: MDVFQAMRVFAKVVELEGFSRAAERLGISATAASRQVAELEARLGVRLLHRTTRRLYLTDSGRSYYERCAQILNDLDEAELTISSAAGRPQGLLRVAAPVSFGVQHLTPLFLDYMERYPEVTLELSLSDRMVDLVEEGYDLALRITQELKTTLVARPLAQARLVACAAPSYLERHGVPRTPEELRHHECLCYTYDALRGVWEFEGSSGPVRVSVQGRLATNNGDSLRAAAVAGRGIILEPTFLVGEDLRQGRLVRLLSDYPVSPLTLYAVYPSRRYLSPKVRTLVDFLVERIAEPLPWDAWMRSGVRDTGSGR, encoded by the coding sequence ATGGATGTCTTTCAGGCGATGAGGGTGTTCGCGAAGGTGGTGGAGCTGGAAGGCTTCTCGCGGGCGGCGGAGCGGCTGGGCATCTCGGCCACGGCGGCGTCGCGTCAGGTGGCCGAGCTGGAGGCGCGGCTGGGAGTGCGGCTGCTGCATCGCACGACGCGCAGGCTGTACCTCACCGACAGCGGACGGAGCTACTACGAGCGCTGCGCGCAGATCCTCAACGACCTGGACGAGGCGGAGCTGACCATCTCCTCGGCGGCGGGGCGGCCCCAGGGTCTGCTGCGGGTGGCGGCGCCGGTGTCCTTTGGCGTCCAGCACCTCACACCGCTGTTCCTGGACTACATGGAGCGCTACCCGGAGGTGACGCTGGAGCTGTCGCTGTCCGACCGCATGGTGGACCTGGTCGAGGAGGGCTATGACCTGGCCCTGCGCATCACCCAGGAGCTGAAGACGACGCTGGTGGCCCGGCCGCTGGCCCAGGCGCGCCTGGTGGCCTGCGCGGCGCCCTCCTACCTCGAGCGCCATGGGGTGCCGCGCACGCCGGAGGAGCTCCGTCACCACGAGTGCCTGTGCTACACGTACGACGCGCTGCGCGGCGTCTGGGAGTTCGAGGGTTCCTCGGGGCCCGTCCGGGTGTCCGTCCAGGGTCGGCTCGCCACCAACAACGGGGACTCCCTGCGCGCGGCGGCGGTGGCGGGACGGGGCATCATCCTGGAGCCCACCTTCCTGGTGGGCGAGGATCTGCGACAAGGCCGCCTCGTGCGGCTGCTGTCGGACTACCCGGTGTCGCCCCTCACCCTCTACGCCGTCTATCCGAGCCGACGCTATCTCTCGCCCAAGGTGCGCACCCTCGTCGACTTCCTCGTCGAGCGCATCGCCGAGCCCCTCCCCTGGGATGCCTGGATGCGCAGCGGCGTCCGGGACACGGGCTCCGGGCGGTGA
- a CDS encoding B-box zinc finger protein: MVPTAEPLASSTPRCPPHQRPAVATCVRCGTFLCGECTELLGESATCASCLPLLRAHGAASLPLKLAFGLCVAAMMSSPFTLLLPLHVKVDPERALIVLPLLRRLPVLNVLAAGVGGVLASRELRRLGPGARSTPAGSLARWTRALAWLNLGFALLQGLLVLRLVLGLRALAGP, from the coding sequence GTGGTCCCCACTGCCGAGCCGCTGGCCTCGAGCACTCCCCGCTGTCCGCCGCACCAGCGCCCGGCGGTCGCCACCTGCGTGCGCTGCGGCACCTTCCTGTGCGGCGAGTGCACCGAGTTGCTCGGCGAGTCGGCCACCTGCGCGTCCTGCCTTCCGCTGCTCCGGGCGCACGGCGCGGCCTCGCTCCCGCTCAAGCTGGCGTTCGGCCTGTGCGTGGCCGCGATGATGTCCTCGCCGTTCACCCTGCTCCTGCCCCTGCACGTGAAGGTGGACCCCGAGCGGGCCCTGATCGTGCTGCCCCTGTTGCGCCGCCTGCCCGTGCTCAACGTGCTGGCGGCCGGGGTGGGCGGGGTGCTGGCATCGCGTGAACTGCGCCGCCTGGGGCCCGGCGCGCGCTCCACTCCGGCGGGCTCGCTGGCGCGGTGGACCCGCGCGCTCGCATGGCTCAACCTCGGCTTCGCCCTGCTCCAGGGCTTGCTCGTGCTGCGGCTCGTCCTGGGCCTGCGCGCCCTGGCCGGGCCCTGA
- a CDS encoding radical SAM protein: MPLARPHIEPRRVPTADSVVVKEIYLSVQGESSHAGLLCSFVRLTGCHLRCSYCDSEFAFHGGQRRKISEVVDEVKALGSPRVEVTGGEPLLQPGVYPLMEQLLGAGLTVLLETSGAIDVRLVPPAVHKIVDMKTPSSGESDRNDYRNLESMNANDELKFVIGSREDYEWSKRLITEHRLLDRPYELLFSTVHGKITTKDLAEWVIADRLPVRFQLQMHKYIWDPNERGV, translated from the coding sequence ATGCCCCTCGCGCGCCCCCACATCGAGCCCCGTCGTGTTCCCACCGCTGACTCGGTGGTGGTCAAGGAGATCTACCTCTCGGTGCAGGGCGAGTCCTCGCACGCGGGACTGCTGTGCTCCTTCGTGCGGCTCACCGGCTGTCACCTGCGCTGCTCCTACTGCGACAGCGAGTTCGCCTTCCATGGCGGCCAACGCCGCAAGATCTCCGAGGTGGTGGACGAGGTGAAGGCGCTCGGCTCGCCGCGCGTGGAGGTGACGGGGGGCGAGCCCCTGCTACAGCCCGGGGTGTATCCGCTGATGGAGCAGTTGCTCGGCGCCGGCCTGACCGTGCTCCTGGAGACCAGTGGTGCCATCGACGTGCGGCTCGTGCCCCCCGCGGTGCACAAGATCGTGGACATGAAGACGCCCTCCTCCGGTGAGAGCGATCGCAACGACTACCGCAACCTCGAGTCGATGAACGCCAACGACGAGCTCAAGTTCGTCATCGGCAGCCGAGAGGACTACGAGTGGAGCAAGCGGCTCATCACCGAGCACCGGCTGTTGGACAGGCCCTACGAGCTGCTCTTCTCCACCGTGCACGGGAAGATCACCACGAAGGACCTGGCCGAGTGGGTGATCGCGGACCGGCTGCCGGTGCGCTTCCAGCTTCAGATGCACAAGTACATCTGGGATCCAAACGAGCGCGGGGTGTGA
- the nudC gene encoding NAD(+) diphosphatase: protein MSPSRFVPGFDAPDRPRDSALLFAARGFDLLVTDGEGEGGALLPTVGRLPSLATQTLFLGTLDGVDCYVTALPKDTEAPTGMKFIPGRALYSRVDEDTFGIVGRSLAIAEWDLLHRFCGRCAQPTVLTPGERARRCSACRTPFYPRISPAVIVLISRGDEMLLARNASFPDAFFSTLAGFVDVGESLEETVAREVREEVGLELKNLRYFGSQPWPFGRSLMVGFTAEYASGEIRVDGQEIAEAGWFGVDRLPRIPPPLSIARRLIDSHIAQVKGRASSP, encoded by the coding sequence GTGAGCCCTTCCCGATTCGTTCCTGGATTCGACGCCCCCGACCGTCCGCGTGACTCCGCCCTGCTCTTCGCCGCCCGGGGCTTCGACCTGCTCGTCACCGACGGCGAGGGCGAGGGCGGCGCGCTGCTGCCCACCGTGGGCCGGCTGCCCTCCCTCGCCACCCAGACCCTCTTCCTCGGCACGCTCGATGGCGTGGACTGCTACGTCACCGCCCTGCCCAAGGACACCGAGGCCCCCACTGGCATGAAGTTCATCCCCGGACGCGCCCTCTACTCGCGCGTGGACGAGGACACCTTCGGCATCGTCGGCCGCTCGCTGGCGATCGCCGAGTGGGATCTGCTGCACCGCTTCTGCGGACGCTGCGCACAACCCACGGTGCTCACGCCGGGCGAGCGCGCGCGCCGCTGCTCCGCGTGCCGCACGCCCTTCTATCCGCGCATCTCCCCCGCGGTCATCGTGCTCATCAGCCGCGGGGACGAGATGCTGCTCGCGCGCAACGCGAGCTTCCCCGATGCCTTCTTCAGCACCCTGGCCGGCTTCGTGGACGTGGGCGAGTCGCTGGAGGAGACGGTGGCGCGCGAGGTGCGCGAGGAGGTGGGTCTGGAGCTGAAGAACCTGCGCTACTTCGGCAGCCAGCCCTGGCCCTTCGGCCGCTCGCTCATGGTGGGCTTCACCGCCGAGTACGCCAGCGGGGAGATCCGCGTGGATGGCCAGGAGATCGCCGAGGCCGGCTGGTTCGGCGTGGACCGACTGCCCCGCATCCCTCCGCCCCTGAGCATCGCGCGGCGACTCATCGACTCCCACATCGCCCAGGTGAAGGGCCGCGCCTCATCGCCTTGA
- a CDS encoding cytochrome P450 — protein sequence MTHVAATARVPPGPKGHWLLGNLPERRSDPLTLFQRGRERYGDVVRYPMGPLLMYQLSHPDDVKRVLVDNAQNYQKTALMQRLRPVLGEGLLLSEGDFWKRQRRLAQPAFHRERMEDIAALITRLVEESLPRWDALAARGEPFDLCAELMRLVLSITGQVLFSTDLSGAANDMARAVTTVLEELNQRVLSALPLPSLLPLPGHLRLRSAIRVLDRIVYGIIDGRHRGTDASGDLLSMLMAARDADTGEGMSDRQLRDEVMTLVLAGHETTANALAWTFLLLHQHPEAAKRLVEEVTGVLDERTPTFQDLPRLRYTARVFDESMRLYPPAWLISRVALADDELGGYMLPRGSIVVMLPYVIHRHPAFWERPDSFDPDRFLPERAGTRPRFAWLPFGGGQRMCIGSGLALLEGQLCLAMLARRYRFQLVPEHPVVPQALVTLRPRFGLRVIARRREPGTVQGEVLDGAGRERSDARP from the coding sequence ATGACGCACGTCGCCGCCACCGCCCGCGTTCCTCCCGGCCCCAAGGGGCACTGGCTCCTCGGCAATCTTCCCGAGCGGAGATCCGACCCGCTCACGCTCTTCCAGCGGGGCCGCGAGCGCTACGGGGACGTGGTGCGCTACCCCATGGGTCCCCTGCTCATGTACCAGCTCAGCCACCCGGACGACGTCAAACGTGTCCTCGTGGACAACGCGCAGAACTACCAGAAGACCGCGCTGATGCAGCGGCTGCGGCCCGTGCTGGGCGAAGGGTTGCTCCTGAGCGAAGGGGACTTCTGGAAGCGCCAGCGCCGGCTCGCCCAGCCCGCCTTCCACCGCGAGCGCATGGAGGACATCGCCGCGCTCATCACCCGGCTCGTCGAGGAGTCGCTGCCGCGCTGGGACGCGCTCGCCGCCCGGGGCGAGCCCTTCGACCTGTGCGCGGAGTTGATGCGGCTGGTGCTGTCCATCACCGGCCAGGTGCTCTTCAGCACGGACTTGAGCGGCGCCGCGAACGACATGGCGCGCGCGGTCACCACCGTGCTGGAGGAACTCAACCAGCGCGTCCTGTCCGCGCTGCCGCTGCCCTCGCTGCTGCCCCTGCCGGGCCACCTGCGGCTGCGCTCGGCCATCCGCGTGTTGGATCGCATCGTCTACGGCATCATCGACGGGCGTCACCGAGGCACGGACGCGAGCGGAGATCTCCTCTCCATGCTCATGGCGGCGCGCGACGCGGACACCGGCGAGGGCATGAGTGACCGGCAGCTTCGCGACGAGGTGATGACGCTCGTGCTGGCGGGGCACGAGACCACCGCCAACGCGCTCGCGTGGACCTTCCTCCTCTTGCACCAACACCCCGAGGCGGCGAAGCGGCTCGTCGAGGAGGTGACGGGCGTGCTGGACGAGCGGACACCCACGTTCCAGGACCTGCCCCGCCTGCGCTACACCGCGCGCGTCTTCGACGAGTCCATGCGGCTCTATCCCCCCGCCTGGCTCATCAGCCGGGTGGCACTCGCCGATGACGAGCTCGGGGGCTACATGCTGCCCCGGGGCTCCATCGTCGTCATGTTGCCGTATGTCATCCACCGCCACCCCGCCTTCTGGGAACGTCCGGACTCCTTCGACCCGGACCGCTTCCTGCCCGAGCGCGCGGGGACGCGTCCGCGTTTCGCCTGGCTGCCCTTCGGGGGTGGACAGCGCATGTGCATCGGCAGTGGGCTCGCCCTGTTGGAGGGGCAGCTCTGCCTGGCAATGCTCGCGCGGCGCTACCGCTTCCAACTGGTGCCGGAACACCCCGTCGTTCCCCAGGCGCTGGTGACCTTGCGGCCCCGGTTTGGTTTGCGAGTCATCGCCCGGCGGCGCGAACCGGGGACGGTGCAGGGGGAAGTGCTTGACGGTGCCGGGCGGGAGCGCTCGGATGCCCGTCCATGA
- a CDS encoding M14 family zinc carboxypeptidase yields MKELLTRAEATNYQETSRHADVLAFVDALCARTKLARRVDFGQSGEGQPMVALVVSDRNCFTPALARKQKKVVVMVEANIHAGEVEGKESVLALARDLTLTKLGQKLLDKLCLVLVPNFNPDGNDRISPNNRKLNLAELEGQVNPPGGVGTRYTGEGWNLNRDNMKQEAPETRCLAKLHQEWWPHVFIDCHTTDGSIHAFDLTYDTSHSNEPLFSELRAFNRVMLDRVAAAVSKRHDFQSFWYGNYKEEGNPRSGWHTYPALPRFGSHYRGLLGRIDVLLETYSYIDFPRRCAVMRAWLLELFRDAAKNSSSYLAITEAEGERILARGESPDVTALVGINYGVATRDEKGALVFEYPAHAKSGDVAEILAFDEASITARRYPGKRPRTWRMPHHRTFVPTQAVSTPSAYLVPESLATRLEGHGIRFERLTAAQRFTVDSYRVARREETFSPDVAANVPPPGEAEVPLSQKPKPVRFETVLTVSPERASREFPPGTLLVPTAQRAGTLAVYLLEPHSDDGFCRWQFLDKDITVGELYPVHRVVVAGPVPRKAE; encoded by the coding sequence ATGAAAGAGTTGCTCACTCGCGCCGAAGCCACGAACTATCAGGAAACCTCCCGGCACGCCGACGTGCTTGCCTTCGTCGACGCGCTCTGCGCGCGCACGAAGCTCGCGCGGCGCGTGGACTTCGGACAGAGCGGCGAGGGGCAACCCATGGTCGCGCTCGTGGTGAGTGACCGCAATTGCTTCACCCCCGCGCTCGCGCGCAAGCAGAAGAAGGTCGTGGTGATGGTCGAGGCCAACATCCACGCGGGCGAGGTCGAGGGCAAGGAGTCCGTGCTCGCGCTCGCGCGCGACCTCACCCTCACCAAGCTCGGCCAGAAGCTGCTCGACAAGCTGTGTCTGGTGTTGGTGCCCAACTTCAACCCGGATGGCAACGACCGCATCAGCCCGAACAACCGCAAGCTCAACCTGGCCGAGCTCGAGGGGCAGGTGAACCCCCCGGGGGGCGTGGGCACGCGCTACACGGGCGAGGGATGGAACCTCAACCGCGACAACATGAAGCAGGAGGCACCCGAGACGCGCTGCCTGGCGAAGCTCCATCAGGAGTGGTGGCCGCACGTCTTCATCGACTGCCACACCACCGATGGCAGCATCCACGCCTTCGATCTGACGTATGACACGTCTCACTCGAACGAGCCGCTCTTCTCCGAGCTGCGCGCCTTCAACCGCGTGATGCTCGACCGCGTGGCCGCGGCGGTGTCCAAGCGTCACGACTTCCAGAGCTTCTGGTATGGCAATTACAAGGAGGAGGGCAACCCGCGCTCGGGCTGGCACACCTATCCCGCGCTCCCGCGCTTTGGCAGCCATTACCGGGGCCTGCTCGGGCGTATCGACGTGTTGCTGGAGACCTACAGCTACATCGACTTCCCGCGCCGCTGCGCGGTGATGCGGGCGTGGTTGCTCGAGCTGTTCCGGGATGCCGCGAAGAACAGCAGCTCCTACCTCGCCATCACCGAGGCGGAGGGGGAGCGCATCCTCGCGCGCGGCGAGTCCCCGGACGTCACGGCGCTCGTGGGCATCAACTACGGCGTGGCCACTCGCGATGAGAAGGGCGCGCTGGTGTTCGAGTACCCCGCCCACGCGAAGTCCGGCGACGTGGCGGAAATCCTCGCCTTCGACGAGGCGAGCATCACCGCGCGGCGCTACCCGGGAAAGCGCCCACGCACCTGGCGCATGCCGCACCACCGCACCTTCGTGCCCACCCAGGCGGTGAGCACGCCGTCCGCGTACCTCGTGCCCGAGTCGCTCGCCACGCGGCTGGAGGGGCACGGCATCCGCTTCGAGCGCCTCACGGCCGCCCAGCGCTTCACGGTCGACAGCTACCGGGTGGCGCGGCGCGAGGAGACGTTCAGCCCCGACGTGGCCGCCAACGTGCCGCCGCCCGGTGAGGCCGAGGTGCCGCTCAGCCAGAAGCCCAAGCCCGTGCGCTTCGAGACCGTGCTCACCGTGTCCCCCGAGCGCGCCTCGCGCGAGTTCCCCCCGGGCACGCTGCTCGTCCCCACCGCCCAGCGCGCCGGGACGCTGGCCGTGTACCTGCTCGAGCCCCACTCCGACGACGGCTTCTGCCGCTGGCAGTTCCTCGACAAGGACATCACCGTGGGTGAGCTGTACCCGGTACACCGCGTGGTGGTCGCGGGGCCGGTGCCCCGGAAGGCCGAGTGA
- a CDS encoding serine/threonine protein kinase → MDSSPSNLPAPALHALGRYELVHLLGQGGMGEVYLAKISGAAGFEKPCIVKTVLPALLKDRQFLDRFHHEAKVLVHLAHSSIAQVYDMGEAEGTYYMALEYVAGVDLAYLQEQARAQGRSIPVPVALYLGQRIAEGLGYAHRKMGPDGAPLGIVHRDVSPHNVMVSYEGEVKVIDFGLAKSAARSKYTLPATVMGKLGYMSPEQVRAESVDHRTDLYSCGVVVWELLAGRPLIAHGTVGEMMAAMTHPAVPSLSELRADVDPALDAAIRRALAPSPEERYARADDFARALNEHFLHTGSSVGAEEVGNFVREICPEAFASQREIISRLTSASSTRRTPLPPAVVLPMNTGVQFAPTENGATPGTLIPMALPPAQGLADTLMRSPSSTQVPTVGASPESFQLQGPSRKGWLVAISLAALGLIGASAGITAVVMENRRPLHQRSPDGRMGEPREHHGPPGPQWPGEHRGPPGSQWPPPGSFEPPPSPGEPPEAPKAAPAPEAIATKPSIAKPSAVAPVAARFISAENVAAIQPTGSPHVVLQGLHSGLSSGMVLQVVGALTRDGKAKLLGEATVLNVLPRRATLRLDERAQGAAKFVRFVVLPEPKETPDEPPRTPSTKAEPTTPTKAPEPRQLSGRIAPRGPFGQKIELTNTDTIIWSDCILVTGGRDVYKLGGMAPQGSREIPLTAFEKGGREVPFVNRNRLGLFCAEGQREFPLR, encoded by the coding sequence ATGGATTCTTCCCCCTCGAACCTCCCCGCGCCCGCTCTTCATGCCCTCGGACGTTATGAGCTCGTCCATCTGCTCGGGCAGGGCGGCATGGGGGAGGTCTACCTGGCCAAGATTTCCGGCGCGGCGGGCTTCGAGAAGCCCTGTATCGTCAAGACCGTCCTGCCCGCCCTGCTCAAGGACCGGCAGTTCCTCGATCGCTTCCACCACGAGGCCAAGGTGCTGGTGCACCTGGCGCACTCGTCCATCGCTCAGGTCTACGACATGGGCGAGGCCGAGGGCACCTACTACATGGCGCTCGAGTACGTGGCCGGCGTGGATCTCGCCTATCTGCAGGAGCAGGCGCGCGCCCAGGGCAGGTCCATCCCCGTTCCGGTGGCGCTCTACCTCGGCCAGCGCATCGCCGAGGGGCTCGGCTACGCCCACCGCAAGATGGGCCCGGACGGCGCCCCACTGGGGATCGTCCACCGGGACGTGTCGCCCCACAACGTGATGGTCTCGTACGAGGGCGAGGTGAAGGTCATCGACTTCGGCCTCGCCAAGAGCGCCGCGCGCAGCAAGTACACGCTGCCCGCCACCGTCATGGGCAAGCTCGGCTACATGTCTCCCGAACAGGTCCGCGCCGAGTCCGTGGATCATCGCACCGACCTCTATTCGTGCGGCGTGGTGGTGTGGGAGCTGCTCGCGGGACGGCCGCTCATCGCCCATGGCACCGTGGGCGAGATGATGGCCGCCATGACCCACCCCGCGGTGCCCTCGTTGAGCGAGCTGCGCGCGGACGTCGACCCCGCGCTCGATGCCGCGATCCGCCGCGCCCTGGCCCCCTCGCCCGAGGAGCGCTATGCCCGCGCGGACGACTTCGCCCGCGCCCTCAACGAGCACTTCCTGCACACCGGCTCCTCCGTGGGCGCCGAGGAGGTGGGCAACTTCGTTCGGGAGATCTGTCCCGAGGCCTTCGCCTCGCAACGAGAGATCATCAGTCGGCTCACCTCCGCTTCGAGCACCCGCCGCACCCCCTTGCCTCCGGCCGTCGTGTTGCCCATGAACACGGGGGTTCAGTTCGCACCCACCGAGAACGGGGCCACCCCGGGGACCCTCATTCCGATGGCTTTGCCCCCCGCGCAGGGCCTCGCGGACACCCTGATGCGCTCGCCGAGCAGCACCCAGGTGCCCACCGTGGGGGCCTCACCCGAGTCGTTCCAACTTCAGGGCCCCAGCCGCAAGGGATGGCTGGTGGCCATCTCCCTCGCGGCGCTCGGTCTGATCGGAGCCTCGGCGGGCATCACCGCCGTCGTGATGGAGAACCGGCGGCCATTGCACCAGAGGAGCCCGGATGGCCGGATGGGTGAGCCCCGTGAGCATCACGGACCCCCGGGACCCCAGTGGCCTGGCGAACACCGCGGACCCCCGGGATCCCAGTGGCCCCCGCCCGGTTCGTTCGAACCGCCTCCCTCCCCCGGCGAGCCACCCGAAGCCCCCAAGGCCGCGCCCGCACCAGAAGCGATCGCCACGAAACCTTCCATCGCGAAACCCTCCGCGGTAGCACCCGTTGCCGCCCGGTTCATCTCCGCGGAGAACGTCGCGGCGATCCAGCCCACGGGGTCACCCCATGTCGTTCTCCAGGGGCTCCATTCGGGACTCTCCTCCGGCATGGTCCTCCAGGTCGTGGGCGCGCTCACGCGAGATGGCAAGGCGAAGCTGCTCGGCGAGGCCACCGTCCTCAACGTGCTTCCTCGGCGCGCGACGTTGCGCCTGGACGAGCGCGCGCAGGGCGCGGCGAAGTTCGTGCGCTTCGTGGTGCTTCCCGAGCCGAAGGAGACCCCTGATGAGCCCCCGCGTACCCCAAGTACCAAGGCCGAGCCAACGACTCCCACCAAGGCACCTGAGCCCCGGCAATTGAGTGGACGTATCGCCCCGCGTGGCCCCTTCGGCCAGAAGATCGAACTCACCAACACGGACACCATCATCTGGAGCGATTGCATCCTCGTGACCGGAGGCCGGGATGTGTACAAGCTCGGAGGCATGGCGCCCCAGGGCTCGCGGGAGATTCCCCTGACCGCGTTCGAGAAGGGCGGGCGCGAGGTCCCCTTCGTGAACAGGAATCGCCTGG